The proteins below are encoded in one region of Bremerella sp. P1:
- a CDS encoding class I SAM-dependent methyltransferase, which translates to MGKSGELTYLRDLDEKGKTRLANKPFSVDYKGRHLCDIGMMRNLLPDPPARLLDLGCGTGWTSCFFAMMGYDVVGQDIAPNMIQAAIANKERFRADSVSFFVSDYESLDFDEEFDAACFYDSLHHAEHERLALKAVFRALKPGGVLVTHEPGKGHAAAELSMQAVERYGVTEKDMPAYHLMELATEIGFSSAQYFPFANEVVESLRLHRARRLTGMRGWLERIQSGLGDTLHRMRAKRHIRRLIDNSIEAGGITLLTK; encoded by the coding sequence ATGGGAAAATCTGGGGAACTGACCTACTTGCGAGATTTGGACGAAAAGGGAAAAACTCGTCTCGCGAACAAGCCTTTTTCAGTCGATTACAAAGGGCGGCATCTGTGCGATATCGGCATGATGCGAAATCTGTTGCCTGATCCGCCGGCGCGGCTACTGGATTTGGGCTGCGGTACCGGATGGACGTCGTGCTTTTTTGCCATGATGGGGTACGACGTGGTTGGGCAAGATATTGCTCCGAACATGATTCAGGCTGCCATAGCGAACAAAGAACGCTTTCGCGCCGACTCGGTCAGCTTTTTCGTTAGTGACTACGAGTCACTCGACTTCGATGAAGAATTCGATGCCGCATGCTTCTACGATTCACTCCACCATGCAGAGCATGAGCGTCTTGCCCTGAAGGCTGTCTTTCGTGCTCTTAAGCCAGGAGGCGTTCTGGTGACGCATGAGCCGGGCAAGGGGCACGCGGCGGCAGAACTATCGATGCAAGCGGTCGAGAGGTATGGCGTTACGGAAAAGGATATGCCTGCGTACCACCTCATGGAACTAGCAACGGAAATTGGTTTTTCGTCGGCTCAATACTTCCCATTTGCCAACGAAGTCGTCGAAAGCCTGAGACTGCATAGAGCACGTCGTTTGACGGGTATGCGAGGTTGGCTGGAAAGAATTCAGAGCGGCCTGGGCGATACTTTGCATCGCATGCGAGCCAAGCGACATATCCGACGATTGATCGATAATTCGATCGAGGCGGGCGGAATTACCTTGCTTACCAAGTAA
- the thiC gene encoding phosphomethylpyrimidine synthase ThiC, protein MSTQLLAAKEGTITPEMEYVAKRENLSPELVRDEVASGRMVIPANQVHLQGGLEPMGIGLAAKCKINANIGNSAVTSDLAGELDKLHVAVHHGADTVMDLSTGKNIDEIRAQIIEKSPVPIGTVPMYQMLENLGGNIEDMTPQHFLDMVEHQAKQGVDYMTIHCGILLEHLHLTTNRVTGIVSRGGSLIAKWMMAHRKQNPLYTSFDDLCDIMRQYDVTWSLGDSLRPGSLADASDDAQFSELDVLGELTKRGRANGTQVMVEGPGHVPMDQIEMNMKRQQEVCDGAPFYVLGPLVTDIAPGYDHITSAIGAALAGWHGAAMLCYVTPKEHLGLPEADDVKQGVIAYKIAAHAADVARHRPGARDRDDALSKARFEFDWNEQFRLSLDPETAQAYHDQTLPQDTFKSAHFCSMCGPKYCSMKITEEIRAMASQDELIALQTNKD, encoded by the coding sequence ATGTCGACGCAACTGCTTGCAGCGAAAGAGGGGACGATCACCCCGGAAATGGAGTATGTGGCCAAGCGGGAGAATCTCTCTCCTGAGTTGGTGCGGGACGAAGTCGCTTCCGGTCGCATGGTGATCCCAGCGAACCAAGTTCACCTTCAAGGTGGTCTCGAGCCGATGGGCATCGGCTTGGCCGCCAAGTGCAAGATCAACGCTAACATCGGCAACAGTGCCGTGACAAGCGATCTGGCCGGGGAACTCGATAAGTTGCACGTCGCTGTTCATCACGGGGCTGATACGGTGATGGATCTTTCCACGGGAAAGAACATCGACGAGATCCGCGCCCAGATCATCGAAAAGAGCCCGGTCCCGATCGGTACGGTTCCGATGTACCAGATGCTGGAGAACCTGGGCGGCAACATCGAAGACATGACCCCGCAGCACTTCCTGGATATGGTCGAGCATCAGGCCAAGCAGGGGGTCGACTACATGACCATCCACTGCGGTATTCTGCTGGAACATCTGCACCTGACGACCAACCGCGTGACCGGCATTGTCAGCCGTGGCGGTTCGCTGATCGCCAAGTGGATGATGGCCCATCGCAAGCAGAATCCGCTGTACACCAGCTTTGATGATCTCTGCGACATCATGCGTCAGTACGACGTGACCTGGAGTCTGGGCGATAGCCTGCGTCCTGGTTCGCTTGCCGATGCTTCGGACGACGCCCAGTTCTCGGAACTCGACGTCTTGGGCGAACTGACCAAGCGAGGCCGTGCCAACGGTACGCAGGTCATGGTCGAAGGTCCCGGTCACGTGCCAATGGACCAGATCGAAATGAACATGAAGCGTCAGCAGGAAGTCTGCGATGGTGCTCCGTTCTATGTGCTTGGTCCGCTGGTCACCGACATCGCTCCAGGCTACGACCACATCACCAGTGCGATCGGCGCGGCATTGGCCGGCTGGCATGGTGCGGCCATGTTGTGCTACGTGACTCCCAAGGAACACCTGGGACTTCCCGAAGCCGACGACGTCAAGCAAGGCGTGATCGCTTACAAGATCGCTGCCCACGCAGCCGACGTCGCACGTCATCGCCCCGGTGCTCGCGATCGAGACGATGCATTGAGCAAGGCCCGCTTCGAGTTCGATTGGAATGAACAGTTCCGCCTTTCGCTCGATCCTGAAACGGCCCAGGCCTACCACGATCAAACTTTGCCGCAAGATACGTTCAAGAGTGCCCACTTCTGCAGCATGTGCGGTCCCAAGTATTGCAGCATGAAGATCACCGAGGAAATCCGTGCGATGGCCTCGCAGGACGAGCTGATCGCCTTGCAAACCAACAAAGACTAA
- a CDS encoding MFS transporter codes for MDAPSNPYESPAGGAVADTIPDRLAGDPSFWATTSTQFFGAFNDNIFKQLLLLVAVNQALNGSSGTDYQGLAMVVFAAPFVLFAGPTGFLSDKYSKTSIIRISKVLEIVAMALGVAAFYWYDQLGMAGLLLVLAFMGFQSTLFAPAKYGILPELFHGRDLPKVNGVFLMTTFLAIIFGTVLAGILRDSLPGNLWIASLVCVLVAIVGTLTTIPIRRTSRATPDAKFTMQAVGIPKKTRELFMQDHAILKALLASCMFWLCAGIVQQAVNSLGKVQLQLSDTETSWLGGAIGLGIGLGCMLAGVLSSGKIEFRLVQIGAWGILLCLALMATPGGHHGHMLGLWGSLPVLVLLGIFTGMFSVPIQVYLQAKAPEDQKGQVIAEMSRANWLAIFLSGFLYSVFDQVLIWGGLARCYLFGFTLIIMLPVALFYHPHSESLESDKDTQ; via the coding sequence ATGGACGCGCCTTCAAATCCCTATGAATCGCCTGCCGGTGGTGCAGTTGCCGATACGATCCCGGATCGTCTCGCTGGGGATCCGTCCTTCTGGGCGACGACCTCCACCCAGTTTTTTGGTGCGTTCAATGACAATATCTTCAAGCAACTACTACTTTTGGTTGCCGTGAACCAAGCCCTGAACGGCAGTAGTGGGACCGATTACCAAGGGCTCGCCATGGTAGTCTTCGCCGCGCCATTTGTTCTGTTCGCAGGTCCGACCGGTTTCTTATCCGATAAGTACAGCAAGACATCGATCATCCGCATCTCGAAGGTGCTCGAGATCGTCGCGATGGCCCTGGGCGTTGCGGCTTTCTATTGGTACGACCAGTTGGGCATGGCTGGGCTGCTGCTAGTGCTGGCATTCATGGGCTTTCAAAGCACGCTATTCGCCCCCGCCAAGTATGGGATTCTACCGGAGTTATTCCACGGGCGTGATCTGCCGAAAGTGAACGGCGTGTTCCTGATGACGACCTTCCTGGCGATCATCTTTGGAACCGTGCTGGCCGGCATTCTTCGTGACTCATTACCAGGCAATCTCTGGATTGCTTCGCTGGTGTGCGTATTGGTGGCTATCGTAGGGACCCTGACGACGATTCCCATTCGCCGTACAAGCCGAGCTACGCCGGATGCCAAGTTCACGATGCAGGCCGTGGGCATCCCGAAGAAGACGCGAGAACTGTTCATGCAGGATCACGCGATCTTGAAGGCGTTGTTGGCCTCGTGCATGTTCTGGTTGTGTGCGGGAATCGTACAGCAGGCCGTCAACTCGCTGGGTAAGGTGCAACTCCAATTGAGCGATACCGAAACCAGTTGGCTCGGAGGGGCTATTGGGCTCGGCATTGGACTGGGATGTATGCTTGCCGGTGTTCTCTCAAGCGGAAAGATCGAGTTTCGCCTGGTGCAGATCGGTGCTTGGGGCATTCTGTTGTGCTTGGCCCTGATGGCAACGCCAGGCGGACACCACGGTCACATGCTCGGTTTATGGGGAAGCCTGCCGGTGCTGGTTCTGTTGGGTATTTTTACAGGGATGTTTTCCGTCCCAATTCAGGTTTACTTGCAAGCCAAAGCCCCGGAAGATCAGAAGGGCCAAGTCATTGCCGAGATGTCTCGAGCCAATTGGCTGGCGATCTTCCTTTCAGGGTTCTTGTATTCAGTCTTCGATCAGGTTCTGATCTGGGGAGGACTGGCACGCTGTTATTTGTTTGGATTCACCCTCATCATCATGCTTCCGGTGGCGTTGTTTTATCACCCCCACTCGGAATCGCTCGAATCGGATAAGGATACTCAGTAA
- a CDS encoding cytochrome c: protein MMERFFAVLIAIFLPCIVHAEDRVPDPQAGYDHLINTTYLPPYFDQETFDNVWKVWPKALREKAESADADVRRQMAFERYGLTGRPEDPTKPLQYVVDKKGNWTLNCFSCHGGQVDSKTIPGLPNNRFDFAGITDEIRLTKALLGKKLVPTDYSSLVFPMGNNKGTTNAVNFGVALLSLRDADLNIVPGASFPKMLHHDMEPPPWWHFAKKENIYLDGFAPKGHRGLLQFTLVKENKAQAFRDREDDFRDVYAFLSSLEAPKYSGSIDQAKADQGRLVFHNHCSECHGTYGEKAEYPERMVPIDVVKTDRARLDSLTPEHREGYGKSWFNTYGEQEGLIADPEGYVAPPLDGLWATAPYLHNGSVPTLWHLLHPDKRPQVWRWKNLEYDHQHMGISVEVLDEVPRGLSSIDRREVFDTSRFGKSAAGHDFPNVLSEREKEDLLEYLKTL, encoded by the coding sequence ATGATGGAGCGATTTTTCGCTGTTCTGATCGCGATTTTTTTGCCGTGCATCGTGCACGCTGAGGACCGCGTGCCCGATCCGCAGGCCGGATATGATCATCTGATCAATACGACCTATTTGCCTCCCTACTTCGATCAGGAGACCTTTGACAACGTCTGGAAGGTCTGGCCGAAAGCCCTTCGCGAAAAGGCAGAAAGTGCCGACGCGGACGTGCGGCGGCAGATGGCGTTTGAGCGGTATGGGCTGACGGGGCGGCCGGAGGACCCAACCAAGCCACTCCAGTATGTGGTCGATAAAAAAGGAAATTGGACGCTCAACTGCTTTTCGTGCCATGGAGGACAAGTCGACAGCAAGACGATTCCGGGCCTGCCTAACAACCGTTTCGACTTCGCCGGAATCACCGACGAGATCCGCCTGACCAAGGCGCTGCTTGGCAAAAAGTTAGTGCCGACCGACTACAGTTCGCTCGTGTTTCCGATGGGGAATAACAAGGGAACGACAAATGCGGTGAACTTCGGGGTGGCCTTGCTGTCGCTGCGAGATGCTGATCTGAATATCGTGCCTGGGGCCAGCTTTCCTAAGATGTTGCATCACGATATGGAGCCTCCGCCATGGTGGCACTTTGCCAAGAAGGAAAACATCTATCTTGATGGCTTTGCACCCAAAGGACATCGAGGGCTGCTTCAATTCACGCTCGTCAAGGAAAACAAGGCCCAGGCCTTTCGAGATCGTGAAGACGACTTCCGCGATGTATACGCTTTTCTAAGTTCGCTTGAAGCCCCGAAGTACTCTGGGTCTATCGATCAAGCCAAGGCGGACCAAGGGCGATTGGTGTTTCATAATCATTGCAGTGAATGTCATGGCACCTACGGCGAAAAGGCTGAGTACCCAGAACGCATGGTGCCGATTGATGTGGTGAAGACCGACCGAGCCCGTCTCGACTCACTCACGCCAGAGCATCGCGAAGGGTACGGTAAGAGCTGGTTCAATACCTATGGGGAGCAAGAGGGCTTAATCGCCGATCCCGAGGGCTATGTCGCTCCGCCGCTGGATGGCTTGTGGGCCACGGCTCCTTATCTGCATAACGGATCGGTTCCCACGCTGTGGCATTTACTACACCCAGACAAGCGACCCCAAGTTTGGCGGTGGAAGAACCTCGAATACGATCACCAGCACATGGGCATTTCGGTCGAAGTACTCGATGAAGTCCCTCGCGGACTTTCTTCGATTGATCGACGCGAAGTCTTTGATACGTCCCGGTTCGGTAAAAGTGCGGCAGGGCACGACTTCCCCAATGTGCTGAGTGAGCGGGAAAAAGAGGACCTCCTTGAGTATCTGAAAACCCTATGA
- a CDS encoding CBS domain-containing protein produces the protein MTAIETISKQLQGNVKDVMSIKVHTATVGTHVNIVADLMARYSLRRVVVVDNTKQVLGVVSQRDIVRALMSAMKPEGQEVTHKRVEQLISIEKPITVGPDIPLARAAYVLATNKIGCLPVVDEHNTLVGVLSISDIIQYLAEDNVEGMETAFQMYSPRNDAKTRSPAYVRKMNGDLVIPLKNIENKRARMDYAVLGYDPPTGRILIKFVRATADEAIATKVQDDNLIIPAKGFVRHFSLIGKVAAFDVTDHNQSKFLVLSPKNSGSGNVNAVGTT, from the coding sequence ATGACCGCTATCGAAACGATCTCGAAGCAATTACAGGGGAACGTCAAAGACGTGATGTCGATCAAGGTCCATACTGCGACCGTAGGCACGCACGTCAATATTGTCGCTGACCTGATGGCTCGTTATTCGTTACGACGCGTGGTGGTCGTCGATAATACCAAGCAAGTCTTGGGCGTCGTTTCCCAACGCGATATCGTTCGTGCGCTGATGAGCGCCATGAAGCCGGAGGGTCAGGAAGTCACCCACAAGCGTGTGGAACAACTGATCAGCATCGAGAAGCCAATCACGGTCGGCCCCGACATTCCACTAGCCCGCGCCGCTTACGTGCTCGCCACCAACAAAATTGGCTGTCTGCCGGTGGTTGATGAACACAATACGCTGGTCGGCGTGCTTTCGATTTCCGACATCATTCAGTACTTGGCCGAAGATAACGTCGAAGGCATGGAAACAGCCTTCCAGATGTATTCGCCGCGGAATGATGCCAAGACCCGCAGTCCCGCTTACGTTCGAAAGATGAATGGCGACCTCGTCATTCCGCTGAAGAACATCGAGAACAAGCGAGCCCGGATGGATTACGCCGTGCTCGGCTACGATCCACCGACCGGGCGAATCTTGATCAAGTTCGTCCGTGCGACCGCCGATGAAGCGATCGCCACGAAAGTTCAAGACGACAACCTGATCATTCCCGCCAAAGGCTTCGTTCGTCACTTCAGCTTGATTGGCAAGGTCGCCGCCTTCGACGTGACCGACCACAACCAGAGCAAGTTCCTCGTGCTTTCGCCGAAGAACTCAGGCTCAGGCAACGTCAACGCAGTTGGCACAACCTAA
- a CDS encoding leucine-rich repeat domain-containing protein, protein MRLSPLLLLCTLVIGCTSGSTSSPSQPTAQGPTQDERAAEAMLVNAGARIDKDASGAVVLVDFSGKPIDENLMKRIGTLPKLQKLLLRGCPVDNAMLKEVGSPKDLQVLDLRETQVTGTALEQICQCTQLKNLQFRGNPITDADLKHVGRLTELKVLGLDETAVEGATLESLAGLKQLEELYLFGAPFKEANLAKLAPFTKLKRIRLRGTKIDGSSFEALAELTALEDLDVSETNFSDAAVAHLLEHNGLKKLNLWATKITDQSLPNVAQLTSLEWLNLDRNSIGDAQIEELTKLPNVTWLHLGSTALTNDGLQKLAPMTQLKTLIVTRTGVTGEGAAQLATKLPETEIQHVYMPEN, encoded by the coding sequence ATGCGTCTATCCCCCCTTCTCCTACTTTGTACCTTGGTGATTGGCTGCACCTCAGGCAGTACGTCATCGCCTTCCCAGCCCACGGCCCAAGGCCCCACGCAAGACGAACGTGCCGCCGAGGCGATGCTCGTTAATGCCGGGGCACGCATCGATAAGGACGCCAGCGGCGCGGTTGTTCTCGTCGACTTCTCGGGGAAACCGATCGACGAGAACCTCATGAAGCGTATCGGCACACTACCCAAACTGCAAAAGCTGCTTCTGCGAGGCTGCCCTGTCGATAACGCGATGCTGAAAGAGGTTGGCTCACCGAAGGACCTACAAGTGCTCGACCTGCGAGAAACACAGGTCACCGGCACCGCCCTGGAACAGATCTGCCAATGCACCCAGCTGAAGAATCTGCAGTTTCGTGGCAACCCGATCACTGATGCCGATCTCAAGCACGTCGGGCGACTCACGGAACTGAAAGTCTTGGGGTTGGATGAAACGGCCGTTGAAGGAGCAACCCTTGAGAGCCTGGCCGGACTGAAACAGCTGGAAGAACTGTACTTGTTCGGAGCCCCGTTCAAGGAAGCGAACCTGGCCAAGCTGGCCCCATTTACAAAACTGAAACGCATTCGCTTGCGAGGTACGAAGATTGACGGGAGTAGCTTCGAGGCACTCGCCGAGCTCACCGCACTGGAAGATCTCGACGTCAGTGAAACCAATTTCAGCGATGCGGCCGTCGCGCATCTGCTTGAGCACAACGGCCTGAAGAAACTCAATCTCTGGGCAACCAAGATCACCGACCAGTCGTTGCCCAACGTGGCCCAGCTGACCTCGCTCGAGTGGCTTAACCTCGACCGAAACTCGATCGGAGATGCGCAGATCGAAGAGCTGACCAAGCTTCCCAACGTCACCTGGTTGCATCTCGGCTCCACCGCGTTGACGAACGATGGTCTGCAGAAGCTTGCGCCCATGACGCAACTCAAAACGCTGATCGTCACCCGTACAGGCGTTACCGGTGAAGGAGCTGCCCAGCTGGCTACAAAACTGCCAGAAACTGAAATCCAGCACGTTTACATGCCGGAAAACTAG
- a CDS encoding NAD(P)/FAD-dependent oxidoreductase: protein MSETKTSFRADVAIVGGGAAGLFAAIWAARTNPNRRIVILDGAKRIGAKILIAGGGRCNVTNEKVTPSDFSGSSPNAIKKILGRFTQPQTIEFFAELGVKLKREPTGKLFPTTDKARTVLDAMLAEIERLGVKIFLNHRVENIRPPSEVDKRSEFEITGPWGHLVAPKVILATGGKSVPQTGSDGHGLEIVRRVGHELTPKIFPALVPLQLADGDPLKQLSGISLPAMLQLTETSGKRIETIQGDLLLTHKGLSGPAVLDMSRHWIAACDERQVCLSVRWLPEINEEALQADLQSLGRRSIRGYLRELLPDRLVDHLLSFAEIPPEQTGVDLAKTQRKSLVTAVCNYPLEVTGTLGFKVAEVTAGGVPLSQIELKTMQSRIVPGLHMCGEICDVDGRIGGFNFQWAWSSGYVAGVSV from the coding sequence TTGAGTGAAACGAAGACGTCATTCCGAGCCGATGTGGCCATTGTTGGTGGTGGTGCGGCCGGACTGTTTGCTGCTATTTGGGCTGCTAGAACCAATCCTAATCGCCGAATCGTCATTCTAGACGGGGCGAAAAGGATTGGAGCCAAGATACTCATTGCTGGGGGAGGCCGCTGCAATGTGACCAACGAGAAGGTCACCCCAAGCGACTTTTCCGGGAGCTCGCCGAACGCGATCAAAAAGATCCTCGGTCGATTCACCCAGCCCCAAACGATCGAGTTCTTTGCCGAATTAGGCGTCAAGTTGAAACGGGAACCAACCGGCAAGCTGTTTCCCACGACGGACAAAGCTCGAACGGTCCTCGATGCGATGCTGGCCGAGATCGAACGCCTGGGGGTTAAGATTTTCTTGAATCACCGCGTCGAAAACATTCGTCCCCCCTCCGAAGTCGACAAGCGATCCGAATTCGAGATTACCGGTCCCTGGGGACACTTAGTCGCCCCGAAGGTAATCCTGGCAACCGGTGGCAAAAGCGTTCCGCAAACCGGCAGCGATGGACACGGTCTGGAAATCGTACGCCGCGTGGGGCATGAGTTGACGCCCAAGATTTTCCCTGCCCTGGTTCCTTTGCAACTGGCCGATGGCGATCCGCTGAAGCAGCTTTCCGGTATCTCGCTGCCGGCCATGCTTCAGCTAACCGAGACCAGCGGAAAACGAATCGAAACAATTCAAGGCGATCTGCTGCTCACCCACAAAGGCTTATCGGGACCGGCCGTGCTGGACATGAGCCGTCACTGGATCGCCGCTTGCGACGAGCGACAGGTATGTCTGAGCGTCCGTTGGCTGCCCGAGATCAACGAGGAAGCCTTACAGGCCGATCTCCAGTCGCTCGGACGGCGTTCCATCCGTGGCTATCTACGCGAGCTTCTGCCTGACCGGCTCGTCGATCATCTACTAAGCTTTGCCGAGATTCCGCCCGAGCAAACAGGCGTTGATCTGGCAAAGACGCAGCGCAAGAGCCTCGTAACAGCCGTCTGTAACTACCCGCTTGAGGTCACGGGAACGCTGGGCTTCAAGGTCGCTGAAGTCACCGCCGGGGGCGTGCCGTTGTCGCAGATCGAACTCAAGACAATGCAATCCCGCATCGTGCCTGGACTGCACATGTGCGGTGAGATCTGCGATGTCGACGGACGCATTGGCGGGTTCAATTTTCAATGGGCCTGGTCGAGCGGCTACGTCGCTGGTGTTTCTGTCTGA